A section of the Veillonella criceti genome encodes:
- a CDS encoding TetR/AcrR family transcriptional regulator yields the protein MKQRILEAAVAEIELHGSSFRMDDLAKRLNISKRTLYENFHSKNEIIERILFEKSQDFYNLHKEILEDPTLDCVTKLKKYFSVRSDLYAAISGDHYRLMFASVPSLVDNVLRVFERDWDLLGNFLKEQQRIGIIKEGDIEVLLLMLKGVVRTVFYDGHRNPEDCITILSEAMNMILHGILNEEAKNE from the coding sequence ATGAAGCAACGGATTCTTGAAGCAGCTGTAGCTGAGATAGAATTGCACGGCTCGTCATTCCGGATGGATGACTTGGCTAAGCGATTAAATATTAGCAAGCGAACGTTATATGAGAATTTTCATTCTAAAAATGAGATTATAGAGCGGATTTTATTTGAAAAAAGCCAAGATTTTTATAATCTCCATAAAGAAATTCTTGAAGATCCTACATTGGATTGTGTAACTAAGTTAAAGAAGTATTTTTCTGTGCGGTCTGATTTGTATGCTGCTATTAGTGGTGATCATTATCGTTTAATGTTTGCATCAGTTCCATCATTAGTAGATAATGTGTTGCGTGTATTTGAACGTGACTGGGACTTATTAGGAAACTTTTTAAAAGAACAACAACGAATTGGTATTATTAAAGAAGGCGATATAGAAGTGTTGTTGTTGATGTTAAAAGGTGTAGTGCGGACAGTTTTCTATGATGGACATCGCAACCCTGAAGATTGTATTACAATTTTATCAGAAGCTATGAATATGATATTGCATGGTATTTTAAATGAGGAGGCAAAGAATGAGTAA
- a CDS encoding ferritin family protein: protein MSFYNVTKDTQFEEIFKGGVEAELHGTRIYMTLYLLAKEQGLDDVAATFHEIAVQEAEHAGFYALCNGEQKPDFWAVAKQIQQLEEQAGDRLDERADALRSAGLTNAADHMNFIAKQEINHGKLLKSLFEKYGK, encoded by the coding sequence ATGAGTTTTTATAATGTAACCAAAGATACTCAATTTGAAGAAATTTTTAAAGGTGGCGTTGAAGCCGAGTTACATGGCACACGCATATATATGACTTTATATTTATTAGCTAAAGAACAAGGTCTCGATGATGTAGCGGCTACCTTCCACGAAATTGCCGTACAAGAAGCGGAACACGCTGGTTTCTATGCCCTTTGCAATGGTGAACAAAAACCTGACTTCTGGGCCGTGGCTAAACAGATTCAACAATTAGAAGAACAAGCTGGTGATCGTCTTGATGAAAGAGCAGATGCACTCCGCTCTGCCGGCCTTACAAACGCTGCTGACCATATGAATTTTATTGCCAAACAAGAAATCAACCATGGTAAATTGTTAAAATCCCTCTTTGAAAAATACGGAAAATAA
- a CDS encoding YagU family protein — translation MKAGFNYITEAGRRRLGLSIVIGIIVGIIGAIAKWGWEVPFPPRDPNVFWPLGAMERVTPPKVVLDMFNAPDLSYTFSGVQLPLDVFIVHVLFSVVFGIMYCVIAEYWPRIKMWQGCVFGFFTYLFAHVIVMPLMGLVPPLPQIPFDENLSELFGHLWWLWIMEVARRDLRNRMTGELDPEKYV, via the coding sequence ATGAAAGCAGGTTTTAATTACATCACAGAAGCAGGGAGACGACGCCTGGGCTTATCCATTGTAATCGGTATTATTGTAGGTATTATAGGTGCTATTGCGAAATGGGGTTGGGAAGTACCGTTCCCACCACGTGATCCTAATGTATTTTGGCCATTAGGGGCGATGGAACGAGTAACGCCACCGAAGGTTGTATTAGATATGTTTAATGCACCTGATTTATCATATACTTTTTCAGGTGTGCAGTTGCCACTTGATGTGTTTATCGTGCATGTGTTATTTTCTGTAGTTTTTGGCATTATGTATTGTGTGATTGCTGAATATTGGCCTCGTATAAAAATGTGGCAAGGATGTGTATTTGGCTTTTTTACGTATTTATTTGCTCATGTTATTGTAATGCCTTTGATGGGCTTAGTACCACCATTACCACAGATTCCATTTGATGAAAATCTTTCTGAATTATTTGGTCATTTGTGGTGGTTGTGGATTATGGAAGTAGCTCGTCGAGACTTGCGTAATCGCATGACAGGAGAACTTGATCCTGAGAAATATGTATAG
- a CDS encoding YeiH family protein, translating to MKWLQQERLGLTLCTLIAIPCYMLGQKFPLIGGPVIAIIVGMLLAQCSFNRQLFEKGITYASKQILQYAVILLGFGLNLRIVFETGLQSLPIIICTITIALLVAYLCYRYLSINSTMAILIGVGSSICGGSAIAATAPIIKANDKDIAQAIAVIFFFNVIAALLFPPLGIFLGLSPISGEAFGLFAGTAVNDTSSVTATAATWDSMFNLGSETLDKAVTVKLTRTLTIIPITLLLAYGTAKKMKTSNTTAPNIKKAVPAFILYFISASLLTTLSSALGIPIEIFSPFKSLSKFFIVIAMVAIGLNTNILKLISNGPKPLLTGFLCWCSITITALFLQYTLGFW from the coding sequence ATGAAATGGTTACAACAAGAACGACTTGGTTTAACGCTCTGTACCCTTATCGCCATTCCTTGCTATATGCTAGGGCAAAAATTTCCCCTAATTGGTGGCCCTGTCATAGCTATTATAGTTGGTATGCTGCTTGCTCAATGTTCTTTTAACCGCCAACTATTCGAAAAAGGAATTACCTACGCTAGTAAACAAATTTTACAGTATGCCGTCATTCTTTTAGGATTTGGTTTAAACTTACGAATCGTATTTGAAACAGGTTTGCAATCACTTCCCATCATTATTTGTACCATTACCATTGCTTTATTAGTCGCCTACTTATGTTATCGTTATCTATCGATTAATAGTACGATGGCTATTTTAATCGGTGTTGGTTCTTCCATATGCGGTGGTTCAGCTATTGCTGCTACAGCCCCTATTATAAAAGCTAATGACAAAGATATTGCCCAAGCCATTGCAGTCATTTTCTTTTTTAATGTAATAGCAGCGCTTCTCTTTCCGCCTTTAGGTATATTCCTCGGTCTTTCCCCTATATCAGGCGAAGCTTTTGGTTTATTTGCGGGCACAGCTGTCAATGATACCTCTTCAGTTACTGCCACCGCTGCTACTTGGGATAGCATGTTCAATCTTGGCTCTGAAACGCTAGATAAAGCAGTAACCGTGAAACTAACTCGTACCTTAACTATTATCCCCATTACTTTACTACTCGCCTATGGGACAGCTAAAAAAATGAAAACCTCAAATACTACCGCACCAAATATAAAAAAAGCAGTTCCTGCATTTATCCTTTACTTTATCAGTGCCAGTTTACTCACTACGCTATCCTCTGCACTAGGTATCCCTATCGAAATCTTCAGCCCTTTTAAAAGCTTGTCTAAATTCTTCATTGTAATAGCCATGGTCGCTATCGGTCTAAATACAAATATTTTAAAATTAATTAGCAATGGCCCTAAACCTCTCTTAACAGGTTTTCTGTGCTGGTGTAGTATCACCATAACTGCACTATTTTTACAATACACCTTAGGCTTTTGGTAA
- the smpB gene encoding SsrA-binding protein SmpB: protein MSKAKKDSSSLIADNRKARHDYHIHETFEAGIVLTGTEVKSIRQGRLNLKDSYCAIQNGELFLFQAHISPYEQGNQFNHEPMRTRKLLMHRSEINRLLGQVKEKGFSLVPLNFHFAHGLIKVTVGLVTGKKNYDKRQDIADRDAQRDIRRRMKEQSRDY, encoded by the coding sequence GTGAGTAAGGCAAAAAAAGATAGTAGTAGTTTAATTGCTGATAATCGCAAAGCGCGCCATGATTATCATATACATGAGACATTTGAAGCGGGTATTGTATTAACTGGTACTGAAGTGAAATCCATTCGTCAAGGACGGTTAAATTTAAAAGATAGTTATTGCGCGATTCAAAATGGTGAGTTATTCTTATTTCAAGCACATATTAGCCCTTATGAACAAGGAAATCAGTTTAATCATGAGCCTATGCGCACACGGAAGTTGTTAATGCATCGGAGTGAAATTAACCGCTTGTTAGGTCAAGTAAAAGAAAAAGGTTTTTCTTTAGTTCCTTTAAATTTTCATTTTGCTCATGGACTGATTAAAGTAACCGTTGGCTTAGTGACTGGTAAAAAGAATTATGACAAGCGTCAAGATATTGCTGATCGGGATGCACAACGAGATATTCGTCGGCGTATGAAAGAGCAGAGCAGGGATTATTGA